A window of Mycolicibacterium madagascariense genomic DNA:
CGGAGACCGAGAGCGCCGCGCCCCTGTTCCGAGATCCCCTTGCGCGCGTGTTCCTCGACGCCGCGGGCGAGGGGACGTGGAACGTCTTCGACCGCGCGGGCGGTGACGCCGACCCCGAGCTCGCGGGTCACCTTCGATCTCTGCTGGACTTCTTCGCCGCCCGAACGGCCTTCATCGACGACTTCTTCAGCGCCGCATCCGAAGCCGGGATCCGCCAAGTCGTGATCCTCGCGTCGGGCCTGGACTCCAGGGCGTGGCGGCTGCCGTGGCCCGACGGCACCCGCGTGTTCGAACTCGACCAGCCCAAGGTGCTCGCCTTCAAGGCCGCGACGCTGCGCGAGCACGGTGCGCAGCCCACCGCCGAGCGCACCGAGGTGGCGATCGACCTACGCCAGGACTGGCCAATGACGTTGCGGCAGAATGGTTTCGACGAGGCGGCGCCGACCGCGTGGTCGGTCGAGGGGCTGCTGCGCTACCTGCCGTCGCACGCGCAGGACCTGCTGTTCGAGCGCCTGCACGAGCTCAGCGCCCCGGGGAGTCGGGTGGTGGCCAACGCGCCCACCGACGACGCGGCCAGCCCGGACCGGGTCGCGCGGGAACGTGAACTGACGCAACGATTCTCGAGCGTCGCCAGCACTGGGGGCGCCACGACCGACGTCGCCGCGCTGTCCTACGCCGAGACGCGCACCGACGTCGTCGGCTGGCTTCGCGAGCACGGCTGGGAGGCCTCCGCCACGTCGGTGCCGGAGGCGGTCGCGCACTACCGCGGCCGGCCGGCAGCCGAGGCGGACGCCATCCCCAGCACGTTCATCTCCGGACGGCGACGAACGATCCACGACGAGGAGGATTCATGAAGGTCGTAGGCCTCGAAGAGCACTACGTCACGCGCGAGGTGGTCGACGCGTGGAATTCGCTGGACGCCCGCTGGCGAGATCCTGCGACGGCGGGTTCGACGACCGGTGACACCGGCCGCAGGTTGCTCACGCTCGGGGAGGAACGCCTGGCGGTGATGGACGACGCGGGCATCGACACCCAGGTGATGTCGCTGACCACGCCGGGGCTGTGGAACCTGGACCCCGGCGCCGGCGTCGCCCTGCAGAGCGCGAGCAACGACACCCTCGCCGATGCCGTGCGGCAGCACCCGGACCGGATGCGCGGTTTCGCGACGCTGGCGCTGCAGGACCCGACCGCCGCGGCCGCCGAACTGCAGCGCGCGGTCACCAGCCTGGACTTCGACGGCGCCCTGATCTTCAGCCGGGTGCGCGACCAGAGCATCGACCACACCGACTTCTGGCCACTCTTCGAGGCGGCCGAAGCGCTCGGCGCGCCCCTGTACCTGCACCCCCAGTCGCCACCGCCCGGCGTCCGCGAGGCGTACTACGGGGGCTTCGGCGACGTCGTCGACGCGGCCTTCGCCACGCACGGCGTCGGCTGGCACTACGACACGGGCGTGCAGTTGCTGCGGCTGATCCTGGCCGGGGTGTTCGACCGGTTCCCCGGTCTGCAGATCATCATGGGCCACTGGGGTGAGATGGTGCCGTTCTACCTCGACAGGATCGACCGGATGAGCGCCACCGCCGGCTTGCAGCGCAGCATCAGCGAATACGTCGCGACCAACGTCCACCTGACCCCCGGCGGTGTGTTCAGCCAGCGTTACCTGCGGTGGGCGCTGGACGTGGTGGGACCCGAACGCATCATGTTCGCCGCCGACTATCCCTTCGTCCCCACCGACGGCGGCAAGGCGCGGGGCTTCCTCGACGGCGCCGACCTCACCGACGCCCAGCGGGCGGCGATCGCCTCGGAGAACTGGGAGCGACTGCGGGCCGGCATCCGGCGCTGACGCAGCCCCGTCAGCCGAGCTGAATCTCGGTGAGCAGCGCCCGGTGATCGGAACCGGCGATGCCCGCGGTGCGGGCGCGCGTGGCCGTGCACCGCAGGGTGAGGACGTGGTCGATGACGAAGAGCGGCGGCGTCCACCTCCGGTGGTTGGGGAACGTCGCCGGGTAGCCGGCTCCAGCCTGGCGAACCGCGTCGGCGTAGCCGGCGAGACCATCGCGGAAGGGCCGCATGTCCAGCGTGCTGTTGAAGTCTCCGGCGACGATCACCGCGCCACCGTCGGCCCAGGCATCGGCCTCGCGCAACGTCGACGGCAGGGCCGCGAGATCGGCGCGCCAGCCGACGATGTCCACCGGGCTCTCCAGGTGCACCGCCACGACCGTGGGGTCGGTCGGGCAGCCGGGCACCTGCAGCCGTACCGCGAGGCACGGCATCAGCGGGCCCGGGAGGTGCCGGGTCTCGGTGATGGGGTGCTTGCTCCACACCCCGATTCCCGCCGCGCGGGGCCGGGTTTCGAGGAACCGGTGCGGGAACGCCTCGTCGAGGCCCGCCGCCGAGAAGCGGGCCGCGCAGTCCGCGGTGAGTTCCTGCACCACGAGGACGTCGGTGTGCGCCGCCGCCCAACCGACCAGGCTCGCGGCGTCCGCGCGACCGAACAGGACGTTGGCCGAGGTGACCCGCAGCGTCGCCGTCGTGGCGCGGCCGGGTTCGGTCCCGCCGAACGACGCCAGGTGCGGGCTCAGCGCGGCCGCGCCGAACGCGGCGGTCGCGAGCCCGGCTACCCGACTGCGGCGGTCGGCGGCCAGGGCCAGCCCGGTCACGGTGGCCGCGGTGCCGATCAGCGGCGCCGCCGCGGCGACGATCGCCGTGCCGCGCGACGGTTCGGTCGCCTGCCTGGCCGCCAGAGCGCGCACCACCGCCAGCGACGCCGCCGCGCCGAGTCCGCGGCGGACGAGCACCCCCGGCTCTCGGAGTTCGCCGATGGGGGCTGTCGCGTCGGCACGTTTCCTGGGCACGACAGCCGAAGATAGCGACGCCGTCCGGCCCAGCGGCTTCCGGGGCGCTGCCAATCGCTCGTGCCGGGTGCGCGGTGCGACGATGGACCCATGACCGCAACGCTCGTCGCGAAGAACGTGGCAGGCGGCTTCGCCCACCGCACGCTCTTCGAGGGACTCGACGTGACCGTCGCACCGGGTGACGTCGTCGGGGTCGTCGGCGCCAACGGCGCGGGCAAGAGCACGCTGCTGCGCATCCTGGCCGGTGACCTCGCACCCCTCGACGGTTCGGTCAGTCTGGCGCCCGCGGACGCGTTCGTGGGATGGCTGCCGCAGGAGCACGAACGGGTGCCTGGCGAGACCGTCGCCGCCTACGTCGCCCGGCGGTCCGGCTGCACCGACGCGACCCGGGCGCTGGACGCGACGGCG
This region includes:
- a CDS encoding class I SAM-dependent methyltransferase, whose product is MGRTDDDTWDVTESVGATALMVAGARAAETESAAPLFRDPLARVFLDAAGEGTWNVFDRAGGDADPELAGHLRSLLDFFAARTAFIDDFFSAASEAGIRQVVILASGLDSRAWRLPWPDGTRVFELDQPKVLAFKAATLREHGAQPTAERTEVAIDLRQDWPMTLRQNGFDEAAPTAWSVEGLLRYLPSHAQDLLFERLHELSAPGSRVVANAPTDDAASPDRVARERELTQRFSSVASTGGATTDVAALSYAETRTDVVGWLREHGWEASATSVPEAVAHYRGRPAAEADAIPSTFISGRRRTIHDEEDS
- a CDS encoding amidohydrolase family protein translates to MKVVGLEEHYVTREVVDAWNSLDARWRDPATAGSTTGDTGRRLLTLGEERLAVMDDAGIDTQVMSLTTPGLWNLDPGAGVALQSASNDTLADAVRQHPDRMRGFATLALQDPTAAAAELQRAVTSLDFDGALIFSRVRDQSIDHTDFWPLFEAAEALGAPLYLHPQSPPPGVREAYYGGFGDVVDAAFATHGVGWHYDTGVQLLRLILAGVFDRFPGLQIIMGHWGEMVPFYLDRIDRMSATAGLQRSISEYVATNVHLTPGGVFSQRYLRWALDVVGPERIMFAADYPFVPTDGGKARGFLDGADLTDAQRAAIASENWERLRAGIRR
- a CDS encoding endonuclease/exonuclease/phosphatase family protein — translated: MPRKRADATAPIGELREPGVLVRRGLGAAASLAVVRALAARQATEPSRGTAIVAAAAPLIGTAATVTGLALAADRRSRVAGLATAAFGAAALSPHLASFGGTEPGRATTATLRVTSANVLFGRADAASLVGWAAAHTDVLVVQELTADCAARFSAAGLDEAFPHRFLETRPRAAGIGVWSKHPITETRHLPGPLMPCLAVRLQVPGCPTDPTVVAVHLESPVDIVGWRADLAALPSTLREADAWADGGAVIVAGDFNSTLDMRPFRDGLAGYADAVRQAGAGYPATFPNHRRWTPPLFVIDHVLTLRCTATRARTAGIAGSDHRALLTEIQLG